The Halichoerus grypus chromosome 15, mHalGry1.hap1.1, whole genome shotgun sequence genome includes a window with the following:
- the BCL2L12 gene encoding bcl-2-like protein 12 isoform X1, whose amino-acid sequence MAGSEELDLREDTVRVLAAFFRRGEPAGSPIPTPPRSPAQEEPTDFLSRLRRCLPCPLGRGAVPPESPRPCSLPLRPCYVSEPGPATPDFYALVAQRLEQLVQEQLRSPPSPELQGAPPTEKEALLRKLVALLEEEAEVINQKVTGSLFHPLARIGIADCWALGSEPGSAFSLDGQLASDPALRRKLARLSAGSFARLVELFSSREDSPLASRPRPTLPCPGPPPPSPEPLARLALAMELSRRVARLGGTLAGLSVEHVHSFGPWIQAHGGWEGILAISPVDLNLPLD is encoded by the exons ATGGCAGGCTCGGAAGAGCTGGACCTCCGGGAGGACACGGTGAGAGTCTTAGCTGCCTTCTTTAGGCGAGGTGAGCCTGCTGGGTCCCCCATTCCAACCCCACCCAG GAGTCCTGCCCAGGAGGAGCCAACAGATTTCCTGAGCCGCCTTCGAAGATGTCTTCCCTGCCCCCTGGGGCGAGGAGCAGTTCCCCCTGAATCCCCTCGGCCTTGCTCCCTGCCCCTCCGCCCATGCTATGTTTCAGAGCCTG GCCCAGCTACTCCAGATTTCTATGCCCTGGTGGCCCAGCGGCTGGAACAGCTGGTCCAAGAGCAACTGAGATCCCCACCTAGCCCAG AGTTACAGGGAGCCCCACCCACAGAGAAGGAAGCCCTACTGCGGAAGCTGGTGGCCTTgctggaggaagaggcagaagtcATCAATCAGAAGGTGACAGGCAGTCTGTTCCATCCCTTAGCTAGGATAGGGATTGCGGATTGCTGGGCACTGGGATCAGAACCTGGATCTGCATTCTCATTAGATGGTCAG CTGGCCTCGGACCCCGCCCTGCGCAGAAAGCTGGCCCGCCTCTCCGCGGGCTCCTTCGCCCGGCTAGTGGAGCTGTTCTCCAGCCGGGAGGACAGCCCTCTTGCCAGCCGCCCACGCCCCACCttgccctgccctgggcccccgcCGCCTTCCCCGGAGCCCCTGGCCCGTCTGGCCCTGGCCATGGAGCTGAGCCGCCGCGTGGCCCGGCTGGGGGGCACCCTGGCCGGACTCAGTGTGGAGCACGTGCACAGCTTCGGGCCCTGGATCCAGGCACACGGGGGCTGG GAGGGCATCCTGGCCATTTCACCCGTGGACTTGAACTTACCCCTGGACTGA
- the BCL2L12 gene encoding bcl-2-like protein 12 isoform X3: MAGSEELDLREDTVRVLAAFFRRGPATPDFYALVAQRLEQLVQEQLRSPPSPELQGAPPTEKEALLRKLVALLEEEAEVINQKVTGSLFHPLARIGIADCWALGSEPGSAFSLDGQLASDPALRRKLARLSAGSFARLVELFSSREDSPLASRPRPTLPCPGPPPPSPEPLARLALAMELSRRVARLGGTLAGLSVEHVHSFGPWIQAHGGWEGILAISPVDLNLPLD; this comes from the exons ATGGCAGGCTCGGAAGAGCTGGACCTCCGGGAGGACACGGTGAGAGTCTTAGCTGCCTTCTTTAGGCGAG GCCCAGCTACTCCAGATTTCTATGCCCTGGTGGCCCAGCGGCTGGAACAGCTGGTCCAAGAGCAACTGAGATCCCCACCTAGCCCAG AGTTACAGGGAGCCCCACCCACAGAGAAGGAAGCCCTACTGCGGAAGCTGGTGGCCTTgctggaggaagaggcagaagtcATCAATCAGAAGGTGACAGGCAGTCTGTTCCATCCCTTAGCTAGGATAGGGATTGCGGATTGCTGGGCACTGGGATCAGAACCTGGATCTGCATTCTCATTAGATGGTCAG CTGGCCTCGGACCCCGCCCTGCGCAGAAAGCTGGCCCGCCTCTCCGCGGGCTCCTTCGCCCGGCTAGTGGAGCTGTTCTCCAGCCGGGAGGACAGCCCTCTTGCCAGCCGCCCACGCCCCACCttgccctgccctgggcccccgcCGCCTTCCCCGGAGCCCCTGGCCCGTCTGGCCCTGGCCATGGAGCTGAGCCGCCGCGTGGCCCGGCTGGGGGGCACCCTGGCCGGACTCAGTGTGGAGCACGTGCACAGCTTCGGGCCCTGGATCCAGGCACACGGGGGCTGG GAGGGCATCCTGGCCATTTCACCCGTGGACTTGAACTTACCCCTGGACTGA
- the IRF3 gene encoding interferon regulatory factor 3 isoform X3, protein MKPSAPTNCPLSAGRTMGTPKPRILPWLVSQLDLGQLEGVAWLDENRTRFRIPWKHGLRQDAQQEDFGIFQAWAEASGAYTPGKDKPDLPTWKRNFRSALNRKEGLRLAEDRSKDPQDPHKVYEFVISGAGNLPELDTSPEGNGRCSTSDTQEDILELLGDMVLAPFPDGGPSSLALVPEQTPPFLLSPTIDIPAPCPNSEPPENPLRQLLLPEEEWEFEVTAFYRGRQVFQQTVFCPRGLRLVASEAGDRTLPGQPIILPDPGVSLTDRGVTCYVRRVLSYLGGGLAVCRAGQRLWARRLGHCHTYWALGEELLPDSGHGPSGEVPKDEEGDVFDLRPFMSDLIAFIEGSRHSPRYTLWFCVGEPWPQDQPWTKKLVMVKVVPTCLRALLDMARSGGASSLENTVDLHISNSYPLTLTSDQYKAYLQDLVEDMDF, encoded by the exons ATGAAGCCATCCGCGCCCACGAACTGCCCTCTAAGCGCAGGCCGGACCATGGGAACCCCAAAGCCACGGATCTTGCCCTGGCTGGTGTCGCAGCTGGACCTGGGGCAGCTGGAGGGGGTAGCCTGGCTGGACGAGAACCGCACGCGCTTCCGCATCCCCTGGAAGCACGGCTTGCGGCAGGATGCCCAGCAGGAGGACTTCGGCATCTTCCAG GCGTGGGCCGAGGCCAGCGGTGCCTACACTCCTGGAAAGGATAAACCTGATCTGCCCACCTGGAAGAGGAATTTCCGATCCGCCCTGAACCGGAAGGAGGGGTTGCGTTTAGCGGAGGATCGGAGCAAGGACCCCCAGGACCCGCACAAGGTCTATGAGTTTGTGATCTCAG GAGCTGGGAACTTACCTGAGTTGGACACCTCTCCGGAGGGCAATGGCAGATGCAGTACCTCGGATACCCAG gaAGATATACTAGAGTTACTGGGTGACATGGTCTTGGCCCCATTCCCAGATGGGGGGCCCTCGAGCCTGGCTTTGGTCCCTGAGCAGACCCCTCCATTCTTGCTGAGCCCCACCATAGAcatccctgctccctgcccaaACTCGGAGCCCCCTGAAAACCCACTGAGGCAGCTCTTGTTGCCTGAGGAAG AGTGGGAGTTCGAGGTGACTGCCTTCTACCGGGGCCGCCAAGTCTTCCAGCAGACTGTCTTCTGCCCGAGGGGCCTACGGCTGGTAGCATCAGAAGCAGGGGACAGGACGCTGCCCGGACAGCCAATAATACTGCCAGACCCTGGGGTGTCACTGACAGACAGGGGCGTGACGTGCTATGTGAGGCGTGTGCTGAGCTACCTGGGCGGGGGACTAGCTGTGTGCAGGGCAGGACAGCGGCTCTGGGCCCGGAGGCTGGGGCACTGCCACACGTACTGGGCCTTGGGCGAGGAGCTCCTCCCTGACAGCGGTCATGGACCCAGCGGCGAGGTCCCCAAGGATGAGGAGGGAGACGTGTTCGACCTGAGGCCCTTCATGTCAG ATCTGATTGCCTTCATCGAAGGAAGCCGACACTCACCACGCTACACCCTCTGGTTCTGCGTGGGGGAGCCATGGCCCCAGGACCAGCCGTGGACCAAGAAGCTCGTGATGGTCAAG GTTGTTCCCACATGCCTCAGGGCCCTGCTGGACATGGCACGGTCAGGGGGCGCTTCCTCACTGGAGAACACTGTGGACCTGCACATTTCCAACAGCTACCCACTCACTCTCACCTCAGACCAGTACAAGGCCTACCTCCAGGACCTGGTCGAGGACATGGATTTCTAG
- the BCL2L12 gene encoding bcl-2-like protein 12 isoform X2, with protein sequence MAGSEELDLREDTVRVLAAFFRRGEPAGSPIPTPPRSPAQEEPTDFLSRLRRCLPCPLGRGAVPPESPRPCSLPLRPCYVSEPGPATPDFYALVAQRLEQLVQEQLRSPPSPELQGAPPTEKEALLRKLVALLEEEAEVINQKLASDPALRRKLARLSAGSFARLVELFSSREDSPLASRPRPTLPCPGPPPPSPEPLARLALAMELSRRVARLGGTLAGLSVEHVHSFGPWIQAHGGWEGILAISPVDLNLPLD encoded by the exons ATGGCAGGCTCGGAAGAGCTGGACCTCCGGGAGGACACGGTGAGAGTCTTAGCTGCCTTCTTTAGGCGAGGTGAGCCTGCTGGGTCCCCCATTCCAACCCCACCCAG GAGTCCTGCCCAGGAGGAGCCAACAGATTTCCTGAGCCGCCTTCGAAGATGTCTTCCCTGCCCCCTGGGGCGAGGAGCAGTTCCCCCTGAATCCCCTCGGCCTTGCTCCCTGCCCCTCCGCCCATGCTATGTTTCAGAGCCTG GCCCAGCTACTCCAGATTTCTATGCCCTGGTGGCCCAGCGGCTGGAACAGCTGGTCCAAGAGCAACTGAGATCCCCACCTAGCCCAG AGTTACAGGGAGCCCCACCCACAGAGAAGGAAGCCCTACTGCGGAAGCTGGTGGCCTTgctggaggaagaggcagaagtcATCAATCAGAAG CTGGCCTCGGACCCCGCCCTGCGCAGAAAGCTGGCCCGCCTCTCCGCGGGCTCCTTCGCCCGGCTAGTGGAGCTGTTCTCCAGCCGGGAGGACAGCCCTCTTGCCAGCCGCCCACGCCCCACCttgccctgccctgggcccccgcCGCCTTCCCCGGAGCCCCTGGCCCGTCTGGCCCTGGCCATGGAGCTGAGCCGCCGCGTGGCCCGGCTGGGGGGCACCCTGGCCGGACTCAGTGTGGAGCACGTGCACAGCTTCGGGCCCTGGATCCAGGCACACGGGGGCTGG GAGGGCATCCTGGCCATTTCACCCGTGGACTTGAACTTACCCCTGGACTGA
- the IRF3 gene encoding interferon regulatory factor 3 isoform X4, whose translation MVLAPFPDGGPSSLALVPEQTPPFLLSPTIDIPAPCPNSEPPENPLRQLLLPEEEWEFEVTAFYRGRQVFQQTVFCPRGLRLVASEAGDRTLPGQPIILPDPGVSLTDRGVTCYVRRVLSYLGGGLAVCRAGQRLWARRLGHCHTYWALGEELLPDSGHGPSGEVPKDEEGDVFDLRPFMSDLIAFIEGSRHSPRYTLWFCVGEPWPQDQPWTKKLVMVKVLQSWAPGAKGWILTKGGGTTTCRSPSEELQLPRVSATTSSSSPGASGCPSHGLTPRTCFELSKPCGSQWTTSPSSLCEELQLLGVLLTTSCSALASGNPSSISALGNFPGCWWLWLWRKLQLPAALGLMVHPGL comes from the exons ATGGTCTTGGCCCCATTCCCAGATGGGGGGCCCTCGAGCCTGGCTTTGGTCCCTGAGCAGACCCCTCCATTCTTGCTGAGCCCCACCATAGAcatccctgctccctgcccaaACTCGGAGCCCCCTGAAAACCCACTGAGGCAGCTCTTGTTGCCTGAGGAAG AGTGGGAGTTCGAGGTGACTGCCTTCTACCGGGGCCGCCAAGTCTTCCAGCAGACTGTCTTCTGCCCGAGGGGCCTACGGCTGGTAGCATCAGAAGCAGGGGACAGGACGCTGCCCGGACAGCCAATAATACTGCCAGACCCTGGGGTGTCACTGACAGACAGGGGCGTGACGTGCTATGTGAGGCGTGTGCTGAGCTACCTGGGCGGGGGACTAGCTGTGTGCAGGGCAGGACAGCGGCTCTGGGCCCGGAGGCTGGGGCACTGCCACACGTACTGGGCCTTGGGCGAGGAGCTCCTCCCTGACAGCGGTCATGGACCCAGCGGCGAGGTCCCCAAGGATGAGGAGGGAGACGTGTTCGACCTGAGGCCCTTCATGTCAG ATCTGATTGCCTTCATCGAAGGAAGCCGACACTCACCACGCTACACCCTCTGGTTCTGCGTGGGGGAGCCATGGCCCCAGGACCAGCCGTGGACCAAGAAGCTCGTGATGGTCAAGGTGCTGCAGTCCTGGGCTCCTGGAGCTAAGGGGTGGATCTTAACAAAGGGAGGAGGAACTACAACTTGCAGAAGCCCCTCTGAGGAACTACAACTTCCAAGAGTCTCTGCAACCACCAGTTCCTCATCCCCAGGAGCTTCTGGGTGTCCCTCTCATGGCCTCACCCCCAGAACCTGTTTTGAACTCTCAAAGCCATGTGGAAGTCAGTGGACTACAAGTCCTAGCAGCCTCTGTGAGGAACTACAGCTCCTAGGAGTCCTTCTGACCACAAGCTGCTCAGCCCTAGCTTCTGGGAACCCCTCCAGCATCTCAGCCCTAGGAAACTTCCCAGGCTGCTGGTGGTTGTGGTTATGGAGAAAACTACAACTCCCAGCGGCCCTGGGCCTAATGGTTCATCCTGGGTTATAG
- the IRF3 gene encoding interferon regulatory factor 3 isoform X2: MGTPKPRILPWLVSQLDLGQLEGVAWLDENRTRFRIPWKHGLRQDAQQEDFGIFQAWAEASGAYTPGKDKPDLPTWKRNFRSALNRKEGLRLAEDRSKDPQDPHKVYEFVISGAGNLPELDTSPEGNGRCSTSDTQEDILELLGDMVLAPFPDGGPSSLALVPEQTPPFLLSPTIDIPAPCPNSEPPENPLRQLLLPEEEWEFEVTAFYRGRQVFQQTVFCPRGLRLVASEAGDRTLPGQPIILPDPGVSLTDRGVTCYVRRVLSYLGGGLAVCRAGQRLWARRLGHCHTYWALGEELLPDSGHGPSGEVPKDEEGDVFDLRPFMSDLIAFIEGSRHSPRYTLWFCVGEPWPQDQPWTKKLVMVKVLQSWAPGAKGWILTKGGGTTTCRSPSEELQLPRVSATTSSSSPGASGCPSHGLTPRTCFELSKPCGSQWTTSPSSLCEELQLLGVLLTTSCSALASGNPSSISALGNFPGCWWLWLWRKLQLPAALGLMVHPGL; this comes from the exons ATGGGAACCCCAAAGCCACGGATCTTGCCCTGGCTGGTGTCGCAGCTGGACCTGGGGCAGCTGGAGGGGGTAGCCTGGCTGGACGAGAACCGCACGCGCTTCCGCATCCCCTGGAAGCACGGCTTGCGGCAGGATGCCCAGCAGGAGGACTTCGGCATCTTCCAG GCGTGGGCCGAGGCCAGCGGTGCCTACACTCCTGGAAAGGATAAACCTGATCTGCCCACCTGGAAGAGGAATTTCCGATCCGCCCTGAACCGGAAGGAGGGGTTGCGTTTAGCGGAGGATCGGAGCAAGGACCCCCAGGACCCGCACAAGGTCTATGAGTTTGTGATCTCAG GAGCTGGGAACTTACCTGAGTTGGACACCTCTCCGGAGGGCAATGGCAGATGCAGTACCTCGGATACCCAG gaAGATATACTAGAGTTACTGGGTGACATGGTCTTGGCCCCATTCCCAGATGGGGGGCCCTCGAGCCTGGCTTTGGTCCCTGAGCAGACCCCTCCATTCTTGCTGAGCCCCACCATAGAcatccctgctccctgcccaaACTCGGAGCCCCCTGAAAACCCACTGAGGCAGCTCTTGTTGCCTGAGGAAG AGTGGGAGTTCGAGGTGACTGCCTTCTACCGGGGCCGCCAAGTCTTCCAGCAGACTGTCTTCTGCCCGAGGGGCCTACGGCTGGTAGCATCAGAAGCAGGGGACAGGACGCTGCCCGGACAGCCAATAATACTGCCAGACCCTGGGGTGTCACTGACAGACAGGGGCGTGACGTGCTATGTGAGGCGTGTGCTGAGCTACCTGGGCGGGGGACTAGCTGTGTGCAGGGCAGGACAGCGGCTCTGGGCCCGGAGGCTGGGGCACTGCCACACGTACTGGGCCTTGGGCGAGGAGCTCCTCCCTGACAGCGGTCATGGACCCAGCGGCGAGGTCCCCAAGGATGAGGAGGGAGACGTGTTCGACCTGAGGCCCTTCATGTCAG ATCTGATTGCCTTCATCGAAGGAAGCCGACACTCACCACGCTACACCCTCTGGTTCTGCGTGGGGGAGCCATGGCCCCAGGACCAGCCGTGGACCAAGAAGCTCGTGATGGTCAAGGTGCTGCAGTCCTGGGCTCCTGGAGCTAAGGGGTGGATCTTAACAAAGGGAGGAGGAACTACAACTTGCAGAAGCCCCTCTGAGGAACTACAACTTCCAAGAGTCTCTGCAACCACCAGTTCCTCATCCCCAGGAGCTTCTGGGTGTCCCTCTCATGGCCTCACCCCCAGAACCTGTTTTGAACTCTCAAAGCCATGTGGAAGTCAGTGGACTACAAGTCCTAGCAGCCTCTGTGAGGAACTACAGCTCCTAGGAGTCCTTCTGACCACAAGCTGCTCAGCCCTAGCTTCTGGGAACCCCTCCAGCATCTCAGCCCTAGGAAACTTCCCAGGCTGCTGGTGGTTGTGGTTATGGAGAAAACTACAACTCCCAGCGGCCCTGGGCCTAATGGTTCATCCTGGGTTATAG
- the BCL2L12 gene encoding bcl-2-like protein 12 isoform X4, with protein MAGSEELDLREDTVRVLAAFFRRGEPAGSPIPTPPRSPAQEEPTDFLSRLRRCLPCPLGRGAVPPESPRPCSLPLRPCYVSEPGPATPDFYALVAQRLEQLVQEQLRSPPSPELQGAPPTEKEALLRKLVALLEEEAEVINQKEGILAISPVDLNLPLD; from the exons ATGGCAGGCTCGGAAGAGCTGGACCTCCGGGAGGACACGGTGAGAGTCTTAGCTGCCTTCTTTAGGCGAGGTGAGCCTGCTGGGTCCCCCATTCCAACCCCACCCAG GAGTCCTGCCCAGGAGGAGCCAACAGATTTCCTGAGCCGCCTTCGAAGATGTCTTCCCTGCCCCCTGGGGCGAGGAGCAGTTCCCCCTGAATCCCCTCGGCCTTGCTCCCTGCCCCTCCGCCCATGCTATGTTTCAGAGCCTG GCCCAGCTACTCCAGATTTCTATGCCCTGGTGGCCCAGCGGCTGGAACAGCTGGTCCAAGAGCAACTGAGATCCCCACCTAGCCCAG AGTTACAGGGAGCCCCACCCACAGAGAAGGAAGCCCTACTGCGGAAGCTGGTGGCCTTgctggaggaagaggcagaagtcATCAATCAGAAG GAGGGCATCCTGGCCATTTCACCCGTGGACTTGAACTTACCCCTGGACTGA
- the IRF3 gene encoding interferon regulatory factor 3 isoform X1: MKPSAPTNCPLSAGRTMGTPKPRILPWLVSQLDLGQLEGVAWLDENRTRFRIPWKHGLRQDAQQEDFGIFQAWAEASGAYTPGKDKPDLPTWKRNFRSALNRKEGLRLAEDRSKDPQDPHKVYEFVISGAGNLPELDTSPEGNGRCSTSDTQEDILELLGDMVLAPFPDGGPSSLALVPEQTPPFLLSPTIDIPAPCPNSEPPENPLRQLLLPEEEWEFEVTAFYRGRQVFQQTVFCPRGLRLVASEAGDRTLPGQPIILPDPGVSLTDRGVTCYVRRVLSYLGGGLAVCRAGQRLWARRLGHCHTYWALGEELLPDSGHGPSGEVPKDEEGDVFDLRPFMSDLIAFIEGSRHSPRYTLWFCVGEPWPQDQPWTKKLVMVKVLQSWAPGAKGWILTKGGGTTTCRSPSEELQLPRVSATTSSSSPGASGCPSHGLTPRTCFELSKPCGSQWTTSPSSLCEELQLLGVLLTTSCSALASGNPSSISALGNFPGCWWLWLWRKLQLPAALGLMVHPGL; the protein is encoded by the exons ATGAAGCCATCCGCGCCCACGAACTGCCCTCTAAGCGCAGGCCGGACCATGGGAACCCCAAAGCCACGGATCTTGCCCTGGCTGGTGTCGCAGCTGGACCTGGGGCAGCTGGAGGGGGTAGCCTGGCTGGACGAGAACCGCACGCGCTTCCGCATCCCCTGGAAGCACGGCTTGCGGCAGGATGCCCAGCAGGAGGACTTCGGCATCTTCCAG GCGTGGGCCGAGGCCAGCGGTGCCTACACTCCTGGAAAGGATAAACCTGATCTGCCCACCTGGAAGAGGAATTTCCGATCCGCCCTGAACCGGAAGGAGGGGTTGCGTTTAGCGGAGGATCGGAGCAAGGACCCCCAGGACCCGCACAAGGTCTATGAGTTTGTGATCTCAG GAGCTGGGAACTTACCTGAGTTGGACACCTCTCCGGAGGGCAATGGCAGATGCAGTACCTCGGATACCCAG gaAGATATACTAGAGTTACTGGGTGACATGGTCTTGGCCCCATTCCCAGATGGGGGGCCCTCGAGCCTGGCTTTGGTCCCTGAGCAGACCCCTCCATTCTTGCTGAGCCCCACCATAGAcatccctgctccctgcccaaACTCGGAGCCCCCTGAAAACCCACTGAGGCAGCTCTTGTTGCCTGAGGAAG AGTGGGAGTTCGAGGTGACTGCCTTCTACCGGGGCCGCCAAGTCTTCCAGCAGACTGTCTTCTGCCCGAGGGGCCTACGGCTGGTAGCATCAGAAGCAGGGGACAGGACGCTGCCCGGACAGCCAATAATACTGCCAGACCCTGGGGTGTCACTGACAGACAGGGGCGTGACGTGCTATGTGAGGCGTGTGCTGAGCTACCTGGGCGGGGGACTAGCTGTGTGCAGGGCAGGACAGCGGCTCTGGGCCCGGAGGCTGGGGCACTGCCACACGTACTGGGCCTTGGGCGAGGAGCTCCTCCCTGACAGCGGTCATGGACCCAGCGGCGAGGTCCCCAAGGATGAGGAGGGAGACGTGTTCGACCTGAGGCCCTTCATGTCAG ATCTGATTGCCTTCATCGAAGGAAGCCGACACTCACCACGCTACACCCTCTGGTTCTGCGTGGGGGAGCCATGGCCCCAGGACCAGCCGTGGACCAAGAAGCTCGTGATGGTCAAGGTGCTGCAGTCCTGGGCTCCTGGAGCTAAGGGGTGGATCTTAACAAAGGGAGGAGGAACTACAACTTGCAGAAGCCCCTCTGAGGAACTACAACTTCCAAGAGTCTCTGCAACCACCAGTTCCTCATCCCCAGGAGCTTCTGGGTGTCCCTCTCATGGCCTCACCCCCAGAACCTGTTTTGAACTCTCAAAGCCATGTGGAAGTCAGTGGACTACAAGTCCTAGCAGCCTCTGTGAGGAACTACAGCTCCTAGGAGTCCTTCTGACCACAAGCTGCTCAGCCCTAGCTTCTGGGAACCCCTCCAGCATCTCAGCCCTAGGAAACTTCCCAGGCTGCTGGTGGTTGTGGTTATGGAGAAAACTACAACTCCCAGCGGCCCTGGGCCTAATGGTTCATCCTGGGTTATAG